Within Citromicrobium bathyomarinum, the genomic segment TGAACACGTCCCGCACCACGCTCTACAAGGACAAGCACAACGCCAAGCTGATGGGCGTCTGCGCAGGGCTCGCCGACTATACCGGGATCGATGCGCTGTGGTGGCGGCTCGCCTGGGCGGTTTCGACCATCGCCGGTGCCGCCCCGGTTACCCTGCCCGCCTACCTCATCATGGGCCTGCTGCTGAACCACAAGCCCGAGCAGTTCTACACCGCCGACCGGCAGGAGCAGAAATACTGGCAGGGCGTGCGCGCCAATCCGAAGCGCACCGCGCGGGAAATCCGCGGCAAGCTGCGCGAGATCGACCGTCGTCTGGCGAATGTGGAGGAGCACTATGTGAGCTCCAACCCGCGCCTCGACGCCGAGATCGAACGCCTGCGCTGACACCAACCGAATTAGGGGAGATTACCAATGGGAGAACTGATCGGCCTTGCTGCGGTCGTACTGATCTTCGGCATCCCACTGCTCGCGATATGGACGTCGCACCAGCAAAAGATCGCCAAGATGCAGGTCGAATCCACCGCCGAAACCACCGCGGAAAAGGCTGCGCAATACGCCACCCAGATCCAGCGGCTCGAAGACCGGGTCCAGGTGCTCGAACGAATCGTCACCGATCGCGGATACGACGTCGCCACCCAGATCGAAGCGCTGCGTGACAGCCGCTCGGTCGAGGATCGCGACAGCGGCATGCCGCTGACCTCCGGTTCGCGGGAGCGTGTGTGATGGGTGAGTTCTTTAGCGGCCCGGGCATGATCGTCGCCATCATCGCGCTGACCACCGGCGGATGGCTGATCAACAACTGGATCCGCGCCAAGCATGGCTACGATCTGGAAGACGAATGGGGCGGCAAGACCTCCCGCGCGGACAGATCCGCCGAACTGGACGGGCTGCGCGGCGAAAACGCGAAGCTGGTCGAACGGCTCAATGCGCACGAAGACCGGCTCAAGGTGCTCGAACGCATCGTGACCGACCGCGGCTATTCGCTGTCCGACGAGATCGAAGCCCTGCGCCATGACGACAGCAGCGGCGTACCGCTGAACACCGGCAAGAAGGAACGCGTGTGATGCCTTTCGAAGTGACCGATGAAGTGATCGTCCTGGTCGGCATGGCCGTCGTCGCAGCCTGGGTCCTCACCACCTGGATGCGGATCAAGCACGGCTACCCGCTCGAAAACAGCTGGGGCAAGGCGGTCTATCCCAAGGACAGCGAAGAGCGCGTGAAGCTGCTGACGCAGGAAAACGCCCAGCTGCGCGCCGAACTGGGATCGATCAAGGACCGGCTCGGCAATGTCGAGCGGATCGTGACCGATAGCGGCTACCACCTGACCCACGAGATCGAGACGCTGCGCGAGAAGCAGGAGACCAACTGATGAGCTGGGCCGCCGCCATCGTCCTGATCGTACTGATCGGTGCCGCCGCGAGTGTTCTGCGGTCGCGCAACAATGCACGCAACGGCATCACCGAAGACATGATGGGCAATCAGACGATCACCCACCGGCCCGATCCTACGCCGCAGGCCGACGAGGAGGCCCAGCGCGAGATCGCCGAACTGAAAAAGCGGATCGCAGTGCTCGAACGCATTGCCTACGACAAGAACACCAGCACCGCGCGCGAGCGGGAGCGGATTTCCGCCGAGATCGACGCGCTGCGCGACAGCCAGGACTGACGCCGCCCCTGATTTTACCGGGCGCCCCAACGAGAGCACGACAGGAGGATTGAAGTTATGGAGCCGACACTCGTCATTGCCGCCACCTCGCTTCTCGGCCTCGGGCTGGTCGCTGCCGCGCTGCTGCGCGCTTGGGAAGGCTGGCTGGCGCTAAAGCGCCGCGAGCTGGACGCGATCGCCGCCGGACACGACGCGGGCGAGGAGACGCGCGGCGCGGGCCGCATCGCGCTCGCCGACCTGCGCGAACGCATCCGCAAGCTGGAAGCCATCGCGAACGGTATGGACCTGTGAGCGGCGCGAAAAGCCAGGCCGCACAGGCCGGCATCGGCCTCGGCAGCGCGATCGCGGTCGCAATCTCGTGGTCGCTGCACAAGTCGATCGTATGGGCGATCATCCACGGCTTTCTCAGCTGGTTCTATGTGATCTACTACGCGCTCACCCGGCCCGGCGGGCTGAGCGGATAATATCCCTCTCCCCGTTCGGGGAGAGGATAGCGCAGATTGCTCCGCAAGGAGCTAGCGAAGCTTGGAGAGGGGCCCTGCCCTCGCCAACACGGCACACCCCTCTCCAACTGCGACCGCGACGCCTGACGGCGCCGGGTCTGCGTATCCTCTCCCCTTGAGGGGAGAGGGTTTATCGCTACATGCGACCGCATGCGCAGCCTCGACGACATCCGCGAAGAATACGAATTTCTCGAAGGGGACGAACGCTATCGTCTGCTGATCGAGCTGGGCCGCGATCTGGAAGAGATGCCCGACGCGCTCAAGACCGACGCCACGCTGGTGCGGGGCTGTTCTGCGGCGGTATGGGTCTATCCCACAGGGGAAGGCGACAAGCTGCATTTTCTGGCGGACAGCAACGCAGCGATCACCAAGGGGATCGTCGCGCTGGTGATCGCCGCCGTGCAGGACCGCCCGGCCGCCGAAGTTGCGCAGATGGACGTGACCGCCGCGCTCGAACCCTTCGATCTGAAAAACCAGCTTTCCAGCAACCGGACGCAAGGGGTGCCAAACATGATCGCGCTGGTTCAGGAACACGCACAAAGGATCGCCGCGCAATGACCCGCATGTTGTTCGCCATTGCCGGGGCCCTCGCGCTGGTCGCGTGCGGCTCTGGCCAGGATGCCTATTCCCCCTCCCCCGGCAGCGATTCGGGCGACGGTTCTGCCGGCGAGACCGCGCAGCAATTGCCCTTCGGCTTCAGGCTGTTCCCCGACGCGCGCGTGCTCAACAGTTTCCAGCAGGGGCTGACCGTCACCATTGGCTCCGACGCAAGCCAGCAGGAAATCGCCGCCTTCTACGAGAGCGAGCTGGAACGGCTCGGCTGGAGCGAGGTGTCACAAAGGGGTGGCGAAGAAAGCGCGACCATCATGCTGGAAGGCCGCGACCCGACCCGGCCCGGCAAGGTGCTGGGCGTGGGGATCACGCGCAGCGGCGAAGGTGCGGACCAGACCGCACTCAGCTTCATCGAATCCGATGTGCCGGTTGCCCCCGAGCCTCCGCCGGAAGAGCCGCTCGACCCGCTGGCGGAAGGCTAGCGCCCCGGCTCAGCGCCGATCGGTATAGTCGATCCGGATACGTACCCAGCTGCCGACCAGCGACTTGCCTCCACGCCGCGGCGGGCGCACCCGGAACTGCCATGCGGCGGCCAGGATCGCGCGGTTTATCATCGAGCCTTGCGGATATTCGCTGAGCGCGACGCAGTCGACAACGCGAAATTCGGGCGCGGTCTTGCATGCGATCAGGCCCCAGCCCGGGCCGGATGCGGTGGAGAG encodes:
- the pspC gene encoding envelope stress response membrane protein PspC, whose translation is MNTSRTTLYKDKHNAKLMGVCAGLADYTGIDALWWRLAWAVSTIAGAAPVTLPAYLIMGLLLNHKPEQFYTADRQEQKYWQGVRANPKRTAREIRGKLREIDRRLANVEEHYVSSNPRLDAEIERLR
- a CDS encoding SufE family protein — encoded protein: MRSLDDIREEYEFLEGDERYRLLIELGRDLEEMPDALKTDATLVRGCSAAVWVYPTGEGDKLHFLADSNAAITKGIVALVIAAVQDRPAAEVAQMDVTAALEPFDLKNQLSSNRTQGVPNMIALVQEHAQRIAAQ